A stretch of the Musa acuminata AAA Group cultivar baxijiao chromosome BXJ2-7, Cavendish_Baxijiao_AAA, whole genome shotgun sequence genome encodes the following:
- the LOC135617336 gene encoding PI-PLC X domain-containing protein At5g67130-like codes for MESTALPFLVSIPLLHLLLLSSAAAASCPPRSCQLLDSCSTADDCAAGLYCGSCPASGNVQPACVRALAYQPTAFVKGLPFNRYTWLVTHNSFSIVDEPSYTGVQRVTFYNQEDTVTNQLRNGVRGLMLDMYDFENDIWLCHSFQGQCYNFTAFEPAINTLKEVEEFLTENPLEIVTIIIEDYVRAPKGLTKLFTDAGLVKFWYPVSEMPMNGMDWPSVTDMVAKNHRLLVFTSDASKEANEGIAYQWRYMVENEPGDPGVVPGSCPNRKESQPLNSRYASLFLQNYFPTIPVQNEACKEHSVGFAEMVDACYRAAGNIMPNFLAVNFYMRSNGGGVFDIQDRINGLALCGCGTITACQAGAPMGVCKNTGSPNRTSTNSGGTYSGYVQLSGSASMLHFSGHLFVKLLIALLISYSL; via the exons ATGGAGTCTACCGCTCTGCCTTTTCTTGTTTCAATCCCTCTCCTCCACCTGCTGCTCCTCTCTTCTGCCGCTGCCGCGTCCTGTCCGCCCCGCTCTTGTCAG CTTCTTGATTCTTGTTCTACCGCTGATGACTGCGCTGCGGGGCTCTACTGCGGCAGCTGCCCCGCATCCGGCAACGTGCAGCCCGCCTGCGTTCGGGCCCTGGCCTACCAGCCCACTGCCTTC GTGAAGGGACTGCCTTTCAACAGGTACACATGGCTGGTGACCCACAATTCCTTCTCCATCGTTGACGAGCCATCCTACACCGGCGTCCAAAGAGTTACCTTTTACAACCAAGAAGATACCGTCACGAATCAATTGAGA AATGGTGTGAGGGGATTGATGCTGGACATGTATGACTTTGAGAACGATATCTGGCTCTGCCACTCGTTTCAGGGGCAGTGCTACAACTTCACGGCATTC GAACCAGCAATTAACACTCTGAAGGAGGTCGAGGAGTTCTTGACTGAGAATCCATTAGAGATTGTGACAATTATCATCGAGGATTATGTGCGTGCTCCCAAAGGGTTGACTAAACTGTTCACAGATGCAGGCTTGGTCAAATTCTGGTATCCAGTCTCAGAGATGCCCATGAATGGGATGGATTGGCCGAGTGTGACAGATATGGTGGCAAAGAACCATAGGCTTCTTGTCTTTACCTCTGATGCTTCAAAGGAAGCCAATGAGGGTATTGCGTATCAATGGCGGTACATGGTGGAGAATGAAC CTGGAGATCCGGGAGTGGTACCAGGTTCTTGCCCAAATAGGAAGGAATCACAACCACTGAATTCAAGATAtgcatccttatttttacaaaactACTTCCCTACAATTCCAGTTCAAAATGAAGCTTGCAAGGAGCATTCAGTTGGATTTGCTGAAATGGTTGATGCTTGTTATAGAGCAGCAGGAAATATAATGCCCAACTTTCTTGCAGTAAATTTTTACATG AGAAGCAACGGAGGAGGTGTTTTTGATATTCAAGATAGAATAAATGGACTTGCACTATGTGGGTGTGGTACTATCACTGCCTGCCAG GCTGGGGCACCAATGGGAGTTTGCAAGAACACAGGATCGCCGAATCGAACTTCCACGAATAGTGGAGGCACCTACTCTGGGTATGTACAATTGTCAGGATCTGCATCGATGTTGCATTTTTCTGGTCACTTGTTTGTCAAACTGCTTATTGCTTTGCTAATCTCCTACTCACTGTAG